The following proteins come from a genomic window of Microbacterium lemovicicum:
- the cofC gene encoding 2-phospho-L-lactate guanylyltransferase, translating into MTEPASSGAVRWAVVIPVKPAAVGKSRLADGLPGGVDRAALARAIALDTIAAAAQAAGVDEVVVVTADDEVDAAASALARVRVVRETEPKGLDAAVAAGVATVEAPGRGRAALLGDLPALAPEDLADALERGASVERGVVADSEGTGSTLVTAVPGVPWLSAFGVDSFARHRAQNFVALDVPADSTLRRDVDTAAHLAEAAVLGVGSRTAAALGVVPAVIPPSGASESLA; encoded by the coding sequence GTGACCGAGCCCGCCTCGTCAGGGGCGGTGCGCTGGGCGGTCGTGATCCCGGTCAAGCCGGCGGCGGTGGGCAAGTCCCGCCTCGCCGACGGCCTGCCGGGCGGGGTCGACCGTGCGGCGCTCGCCCGCGCGATCGCCCTGGACACCATCGCCGCGGCGGCGCAGGCCGCCGGGGTGGACGAGGTCGTCGTGGTGACCGCCGACGACGAGGTGGATGCTGCGGCCTCCGCCCTCGCCCGCGTGCGCGTCGTGCGCGAGACGGAGCCGAAGGGGCTCGATGCCGCGGTCGCTGCGGGCGTCGCGACCGTCGAGGCGCCCGGCCGCGGACGCGCCGCGCTGCTCGGAGATCTGCCCGCGCTCGCCCCGGAGGATCTCGCCGACGCGCTGGAACGCGGCGCCTCGGTCGAGCGGGGCGTCGTCGCGGACAGCGAGGGCACGGGATCGACGCTCGTCACCGCCGTGCCCGGGGTGCCCTGGCTCTCGGCGTTCGGCGTCGATTCGTTCGCACGGCATCGCGCGCAGAACTTCGTCGCCCTCGACGTGCCGGCGGACTCCACCCTGCGCCGCGACGTCGACACCGCCGCGCACCTGGCCGAGGCCGCGGTGCTCGGGGTCGGCTCCCGGACCGCGGCGGCGCTGGGGGTCGTGCCCGCGGTGATTCCGCCGTCGGGCGCGTCCGAGTCGCTAGCCTGA
- a CDS encoding sulfite exporter TauE/SafE family protein translates to MLPDLPAFAWVLLALAAVTVGLSKTAIPGAGTVPVALFAAILPARQSTGTLLLLLITADAFAITMYRRNANWGVLLRLVPAVLLGVGLGVAFLAVASDGWVKRLIGVILLIVVGVTLSRRWVQSRAAAAAGPGEVGLADAVSAGAAGRRHPVAAAVYGSLGGFTTMVANAGGPVMSMYLLAMRFPVKEFLGTAAWFFAIINLCKVPFSAGLGLITVPGLWVDLVLAPAVVVGALCGRWLASRLNQRLFERLVIVFTVVGAVYLLV, encoded by the coding sequence ATGCTGCCCGATCTTCCGGCATTCGCATGGGTGCTGCTCGCCCTGGCGGCGGTGACGGTCGGTCTCTCGAAGACCGCGATCCCCGGCGCGGGGACGGTGCCCGTGGCGCTGTTCGCGGCCATCCTGCCGGCGCGGCAGTCGACCGGCACACTCCTGCTGCTGCTCATCACCGCGGACGCGTTCGCCATCACGATGTATCGCCGCAACGCGAACTGGGGCGTGCTGCTGCGGCTCGTGCCCGCGGTGCTCCTGGGGGTCGGTCTCGGGGTCGCCTTCCTGGCGGTCGCCTCGGACGGGTGGGTCAAGCGGCTGATCGGCGTGATCCTGCTGATCGTCGTGGGCGTGACGCTCTCCCGGCGGTGGGTGCAGAGCCGGGCGGCAGCCGCGGCCGGCCCTGGGGAGGTGGGCCTGGCTGACGCGGTCTCTGCGGGCGCGGCCGGGCGGCGGCATCCGGTCGCTGCGGCGGTCTACGGATCGCTCGGTGGCTTCACGACGATGGTCGCCAACGCGGGCGGTCCGGTGATGTCGATGTATCTCCTCGCGATGCGGTTCCCGGTGAAGGAGTTCCTCGGCACGGCGGCGTGGTTCTTCGCGATCATCAACCTCTGCAAGGTGCCGTTCTCGGCAGGGCTGGGCCTCATCACCGTGCCGGGGCTGTGGGTCGACCTCGTGCTCGCCCCCGCGGTCGTCGTCGGCGCGCTGTGCGGCAGGTGGCTCGCGAGTCGCCTGAACCAGCGTCTCTTCGAGCGGCTCGTGATCGTCTTCACCGTCGTCGGCGCCGTCTACCTGCTGGTGTGA
- a CDS encoding flavin-containing monooxygenase: MTTDLPPATRRSGAPDRVEVAIIGAGFAGLGMAMALRRAGRESFLVLERGDGVGGTWRDNTYPGVACDVPSHLYGFAAHPNPHWSGVYARGDEIRDYLVEVARREDVGERMRLRTPMLSASWIEAASGAGRGAGFWRIETGGDHAGVIEADALVLACGRLTEPEVPEIAGLETFPGALFHSARWDHATELDGARIAVVGTGASAVQLVPELARRAAHVTLFQRTPAWIVPRGARPYAVEERELFAARPDLLDRLRAQLYAEGEARFASRSGDAAAAADAREAALAHLHAQVADTTLRAQLTPDYAFGCKRVLLSDEFYPAVASDRVTLEPGALVSAEGSTLVSATGERHEADVLVLATGFASTRQPYAGLVRGVDGVTLDEHWDEGMTSFGSTVVSDFPNLFVLNGPNASLGHNSSVLMVEEQAAYAVRALALRAVAPGGVLRVDPAVERAYTDEIGRAAASTPWLTGGCRNWYVDDRSGRLTLLWPGTVDAFRSRLARADGSEFLHIRMTSEGPGRRDREPSLRGEDT, encoded by the coding sequence GTGACGACGGACCTGCCACCCGCGACTCGGCGGTCGGGGGCCCCCGACCGCGTCGAGGTCGCGATCATCGGCGCCGGCTTCGCCGGTCTCGGCATGGCCATGGCGCTGCGCCGGGCGGGGCGGGAGTCGTTCCTCGTGCTCGAGCGCGGCGACGGCGTGGGCGGCACCTGGCGCGACAACACCTACCCGGGCGTCGCCTGCGACGTGCCCTCGCACCTGTACGGGTTCGCCGCGCATCCCAACCCGCACTGGTCGGGCGTCTATGCGCGCGGCGACGAGATCCGCGACTACCTCGTCGAGGTGGCACGGCGGGAGGACGTCGGCGAGCGCATGCGGCTGCGCACGCCGATGCTGTCCGCGTCGTGGATCGAGGCGGCCTCCGGCGCAGGACGCGGCGCCGGCTTCTGGCGGATCGAGACGGGCGGCGATCACGCGGGCGTCATCGAGGCCGATGCGCTCGTGCTCGCCTGCGGACGGCTGACGGAGCCCGAGGTCCCCGAGATCGCGGGGCTGGAGACCTTCCCCGGCGCGCTGTTCCACTCGGCCCGCTGGGATCATGCCACCGAGCTCGACGGCGCGCGGATCGCCGTGGTGGGCACGGGCGCCAGTGCGGTGCAGCTCGTGCCCGAGCTCGCCCGTCGCGCCGCGCACGTCACCCTCTTCCAGCGCACTCCCGCGTGGATCGTGCCGCGCGGAGCCCGGCCCTACGCCGTCGAGGAGCGCGAGCTGTTCGCCGCACGCCCCGACCTGCTCGACCGCCTCCGCGCGCAGCTGTACGCGGAGGGCGAGGCGCGCTTCGCCAGCCGATCGGGGGATGCCGCGGCCGCCGCCGACGCGCGGGAGGCCGCCCTGGCGCACCTGCACGCGCAGGTGGCCGACACGACGCTGCGCGCGCAGCTCACCCCCGACTACGCCTTCGGATGCAAGCGGGTGCTGCTCTCGGACGAGTTCTACCCCGCCGTCGCCTCGGACCGCGTCACCCTCGAGCCCGGCGCGCTGGTCTCCGCCGAGGGCTCGACGCTCGTCTCCGCGACCGGCGAGCGCCACGAGGCCGACGTGCTCGTGCTCGCAACGGGCTTCGCCTCGACGCGCCAGCCCTACGCCGGGCTGGTGCGCGGGGTCGACGGGGTCACGCTCGACGAGCACTGGGACGAGGGGATGACCTCCTTCGGATCGACCGTCGTCTCCGACTTCCCGAACCTCTTCGTCCTGAACGGACCGAACGCCTCGCTCGGCCACAACTCCTCGGTGCTCATGGTCGAGGAGCAGGCCGCCTACGCCGTCCGCGCCCTCGCGCTGCGCGCCGTCGCGCCCGGCGGAGTGCTGCGCGTCGACCCCGCGGTGGAGCGGGCCTACACCGACGAGATCGGCCGGGCCGCGGCATCCACCCCCTGGCTCACGGGCGGCTGCCGCAACTGGTACGTCGACGACCGCTCGGGCCGGCTGACGCTGCTGTGGCCCGGGACCGTGGACGCGTTCCGGTCGCGCCTCGCGCGCGCGGACGGCTCGGAGTTCCTGCACATCCGCATGACGTCGGAGGGACCCGGTCGACGCGATCGGGAGCCCTCACTGAGAGGAGAAGACACATGA
- a CDS encoding HNH endonuclease signature motif containing protein: MDEPPQAPEIPPEVEEWLWAERIAEAQQWGPLSDIRWSAEECLDAGDAATARWLAIEDRRLELLTEWTHAAEQIARWEAVQMRLLAQALDDALVDARGDADMAVRSAAAELATAVGLSDRTVQRRMSDASTMRDSFPATLEGLTHGRFSRAHAQTVMEEGTRLDEAGRAAYEQIVLDLAPQLTTGRLRVAARAIAERLQPTALVERHAQARDERRVVVRDGDDGMAELWALLPAVLAHGIHDRVTRLAHVIRAGAARESPSDGDLASDPDDRTIDQLRADILCDLALTGHATGAESERGGPTGSNAVRAVVQITVPVLTLIGAHGDGAGAGTGDIGGATLNGRCPVTPADARRLAGGATMWDRVLTDPISGDVSAVDRRLPTEAQRRHLRARDEHCRFPGCRISVGRSDIDHTIDHQYGGATAVDNLAHLCRRHHSLKHHSAWTVTQKTPGVLVWTSPLGRTYTDRPPPALRFMPGGAGLRGAALFQGP; this comes from the coding sequence ATGGACGAACCGCCCCAGGCCCCAGAGATCCCACCGGAGGTGGAGGAGTGGCTGTGGGCCGAGCGCATCGCCGAGGCGCAGCAGTGGGGGCCGCTGTCCGACATCCGGTGGAGCGCGGAGGAGTGCCTCGACGCCGGTGACGCCGCGACCGCCCGGTGGCTGGCGATCGAAGACCGCCGCCTCGAGCTGCTGACGGAGTGGACGCACGCGGCGGAGCAGATCGCCCGATGGGAGGCGGTGCAGATGCGTCTGCTGGCTCAGGCGCTCGACGATGCCCTTGTCGACGCTCGGGGAGACGCCGACATGGCCGTGCGCAGCGCCGCTGCGGAGCTCGCGACGGCCGTCGGCCTCAGCGACCGTACGGTCCAGCGACGCATGTCGGATGCCTCGACGATGCGCGACTCCTTCCCCGCGACGCTCGAGGGGCTGACCCACGGGCGGTTCTCCCGGGCGCACGCGCAGACCGTGATGGAGGAGGGCACGCGGCTCGACGAGGCGGGCAGGGCCGCATACGAGCAGATCGTCCTCGACCTCGCGCCGCAGCTCACGACCGGCCGACTCCGCGTGGCCGCTCGCGCCATCGCCGAGCGCCTCCAGCCGACGGCCCTGGTCGAGCGCCATGCGCAGGCGCGCGACGAGCGCCGCGTGGTCGTGCGAGATGGCGACGACGGCATGGCCGAGCTGTGGGCACTCCTGCCTGCGGTGCTGGCCCACGGCATCCACGACCGCGTGACCCGGCTGGCGCATGTCATCCGAGCGGGTGCTGCACGCGAGTCGCCCTCGGACGGTGACCTTGCTTCCGATCCCGACGACCGCACAATCGATCAGCTCCGCGCCGACATCCTCTGCGACCTGGCGCTCACGGGGCACGCGACGGGCGCGGAGTCGGAGCGCGGCGGGCCGACCGGCTCAAACGCGGTGCGCGCCGTCGTCCAGATCACCGTTCCCGTGCTGACGCTCATCGGAGCCCACGGTGACGGAGCGGGCGCCGGTACCGGCGACATCGGCGGCGCCACGCTGAACGGCCGATGCCCCGTGACCCCTGCGGACGCCCGTCGCCTCGCCGGTGGAGCGACGATGTGGGACCGCGTGCTCACCGATCCCATCAGTGGCGACGTCTCGGCGGTGGATCGGCGCCTCCCGACGGAGGCGCAGCGCCGGCACCTCCGTGCGCGTGACGAGCACTGCCGCTTCCCGGGCTGCCGCATCTCCGTCGGCCGGAGCGACATCGACCATACGATCGACCATCAGTACGGCGGAGCGACCGCCGTCGACAATCTCGCGCACCTCTGCCGTCGACACCACTCCCTGAAGCATCACAGCGCGTGGACGGTGACCCAGAAGACGCCCGGCGTGCTGGTCTGGACGAGTCCGCTCGGCCGCACCTACACCGACCGACCGCCTCCGGCGCTGCGGTTCATGCCGGGCGGGGCCGGGCTCCGCGGCGCCGCGCTCTTTCAGGGACCGTAG
- a CDS encoding CsbD family protein: protein MGLDDKIKNAAEDIAGKAKEATGKLTDNERLEAEGQADQSKADVKKAGENVKDAFK from the coding sequence ATGGGTCTGGACGACAAGATCAAGAACGCTGCCGAAGACATCGCCGGTAAGGCGAAGGAGGCAACGGGCAAGCTGACCGACAACGAGCGACTGGAAGCCGAAGGTCAGGCCGACCAGTCGAAGGCCGACGTCAAGAAGGCCGGCGAGAACGTCAAAGACGCGTTCAAGTAA
- a CDS encoding DUF4287 domain-containing protein, producing the protein MTGDRVLAPQPPADGSKPKGPASYFPSIESTYGRPVQEWLDLAADRLDDESHMAVVAWLKSEHGLGHGHANAIVAYVKAARA; encoded by the coding sequence ATGACTGGAGATCGCGTCCTCGCTCCGCAGCCGCCCGCCGACGGGTCGAAGCCGAAGGGCCCTGCCTCGTACTTCCCGAGCATCGAGAGCACCTACGGCCGGCCCGTGCAGGAGTGGCTGGACCTGGCCGCCGACCGCCTGGATGACGAGAGCCACATGGCCGTCGTCGCGTGGCTGAAGTCCGAGCACGGACTGGGCCACGGCCACGCGAATGCGATCGTCGCCTACGTCAAGGCCGCCCGCGCCTGA
- the cofD gene encoding 2-phospho-L-lactate transferase, with translation MSASRPRVVVLAGGVGGSTFTVGVRAALARRGAPEATVVVNTGDDLWLSGVRLQPDIDSVLYRLAGQNDAARGWGRAGETERVNAELQEWGAGWPWFTLGDLDLGTHLARTGWLREGLTPSEVVARLSQRWPLGVHLLPMTDHEVDTHVVIAGDGDADERESGERALHFQEWWTRYRATLPPVRFENPGMAAASPAPGVLEAIADADVVLVAPSNPVVSIGPILAVPGLREALRAASAPVVGVSPIIGGRVVRGMADVCLTAIGVETSASAVAAHYGARADGGLLDAWLLAEEDADSADEVSARGIRPIVRPLWMTDAAATADMADAALDAAGV, from the coding sequence GTGAGCGCGTCGCGACCGCGCGTCGTCGTGCTCGCCGGCGGCGTCGGCGGCTCGACGTTCACGGTCGGCGTGCGGGCCGCGCTGGCGCGTCGGGGCGCGCCGGAGGCGACCGTGGTCGTCAACACCGGCGACGACCTGTGGCTGAGCGGCGTGCGCCTGCAGCCCGACATCGACTCCGTGCTCTACCGGCTGGCCGGCCAGAACGACGCCGCGCGCGGCTGGGGCCGCGCCGGCGAGACCGAGCGCGTCAACGCCGAGCTGCAGGAGTGGGGTGCGGGGTGGCCGTGGTTCACCCTCGGCGATCTCGATCTCGGCACGCACCTCGCCCGCACGGGCTGGCTGCGCGAGGGCCTGACCCCCAGCGAGGTCGTCGCGCGTCTGTCGCAGCGGTGGCCACTCGGCGTGCACCTGCTGCCGATGACCGACCACGAGGTCGACACGCACGTCGTGATCGCCGGGGACGGCGACGCAGACGAGCGTGAATCGGGAGAGCGGGCGCTGCACTTCCAGGAGTGGTGGACGCGGTATCGCGCCACGCTGCCGCCCGTGCGCTTCGAGAACCCCGGCATGGCCGCGGCCTCGCCCGCGCCCGGTGTGCTCGAGGCGATCGCGGACGCCGACGTGGTGCTCGTCGCGCCGTCGAACCCGGTCGTCTCGATCGGTCCGATCCTCGCCGTCCCCGGTCTGCGCGAGGCCCTCCGTGCCGCGTCGGCACCGGTCGTCGGCGTCTCGCCGATCATCGGCGGGCGCGTGGTCCGCGGCATGGCCGACGTCTGCCTCACCGCGATCGGCGTCGAGACGAGCGCCTCCGCCGTGGCGGCGCACTACGGCGCGCGCGCGGACGGCGGTCTGCTCGACGCCTGGCTGCTCGCGGAGGAGGACGCCGACTCCGCCGACGAGGTGTCTGCTCGCGGCATCCGTCCGATCGTCCGTCCGCTGTGGATGACGGATGCCGCGGCCACGGCGGACATGGCCGACGCGGCCCTCGACGCCGCCGGCGTCTGA
- the cofG gene encoding 7,8-didemethyl-8-hydroxy-5-deazariboflavin synthase CofG yields the protein MTVTEPAPTSVRSPLPPAQRSFADALARAAAGLRLDADDAEALLSAEGDDAARVRALAAEVRDAGLREAGRPGVITYSRKVFVPLTTLCRDRCHYCIFVDTPGQLLTLHKPVYMTPEQVLAVVRQGAALGCKEALLTLGDRPEDRWPAARAWLDEHGFASTIDYVAHVARLITAETGMLVHANPGVMTEDELRMLRPVAPSMGMMLETTSRRLFEEPGQVHYGSPDKDPDLRLRVIEDAGRLAVPFTTGILVGIGETVRDRAESLVALRDAQERHHRDGVGHVQEVIVQNFRAKPRTAMQSAPDAGVLEYVAAVAVARLVMGARMRIQVPPNLSDPQEFALLVEAGADDWGGVSPLTADHVNPERPWPHLSDLAERTAELGFELRERLTAHPEYVAGAEAWIDPALRPAVEALADPQTRLARADTVPQPAAGTAPHVTGGGRDRGIARLAEAAASSPSDLGDDDWSALLTATGDDLAALVSTADDVRRYTVGEAVSLVVNRNLASSGLRSAPQGVGEYSLDEAAQIARDAGELGATEICIQGRMPRAEPADAYLDLVRTVKTAAPGIHVHAYRPQDVVDLAERGGLDLTAALELMRAVGVGSVPGTGVKVLDERVRRLVAPDDLPIDAWFEAMSAAHRAGFRSTSVLFYGHVETARERVAHLRALRRLQDAAQAAGGGGGFSEFVPIPLPGPQGGVPLVAGRAPLDEHRAMVAVSRLLLTGSIPHIQIPWTRVGREHAVELLRAGGDDLGGTLLDGRVRPDAGVEQGLELPLADAARLVGRLFRPFRQRTTDYREPPADRRVAS from the coding sequence ATGACCGTCACCGAGCCCGCGCCGACCTCGGTCCGCAGCCCGCTCCCCCCGGCGCAGCGGTCCTTCGCGGACGCGCTCGCGCGCGCCGCCGCCGGGCTCCGCCTCGACGCCGACGATGCCGAGGCGCTGCTGTCGGCCGAGGGCGACGATGCTGCCCGGGTGCGCGCGCTCGCCGCCGAGGTCCGCGACGCCGGACTCCGCGAGGCCGGGCGCCCCGGCGTCATCACCTACTCCCGCAAGGTGTTCGTGCCGCTGACGACCCTGTGCCGCGACCGCTGCCACTACTGCATCTTCGTCGACACCCCCGGACAGCTGCTCACCCTGCACAAGCCCGTCTACATGACGCCCGAGCAGGTGCTCGCCGTGGTGCGCCAGGGCGCCGCCCTCGGGTGCAAGGAGGCGCTGCTCACGCTCGGCGACCGCCCCGAGGACCGCTGGCCGGCGGCCCGCGCGTGGCTGGATGAGCACGGCTTCGCCTCGACGATCGACTACGTCGCGCACGTCGCACGCCTCATCACCGCCGAGACCGGCATGCTCGTGCACGCCAACCCGGGCGTCATGACCGAGGACGAGCTGCGGATGCTGCGGCCCGTCGCGCCCTCGATGGGCATGATGCTCGAGACGACCTCGCGCCGGCTCTTCGAGGAGCCCGGACAGGTGCACTACGGCTCGCCCGACAAGGACCCCGACCTCCGCCTGCGGGTGATCGAGGACGCCGGGCGCCTCGCGGTGCCGTTCACCACCGGCATCCTCGTCGGCATCGGCGAGACCGTGCGCGATCGCGCCGAGTCGCTCGTCGCCCTCCGCGACGCGCAGGAGCGGCATCACCGCGACGGCGTCGGCCATGTGCAGGAGGTCATCGTGCAGAACTTCCGCGCGAAGCCCCGCACGGCGATGCAGTCGGCCCCCGACGCGGGCGTGCTCGAGTACGTCGCGGCGGTCGCCGTCGCGCGGCTCGTGATGGGTGCGCGCATGCGCATCCAGGTGCCGCCCAACCTCTCCGACCCGCAGGAGTTCGCGCTGCTCGTCGAGGCCGGCGCCGACGACTGGGGCGGGGTATCGCCGCTGACGGCAGACCACGTCAACCCCGAGCGCCCCTGGCCGCACCTGTCCGACCTCGCCGAGCGCACCGCCGAGCTGGGGTTCGAGCTGCGCGAGCGGCTCACCGCGCACCCCGAGTACGTCGCCGGCGCCGAGGCCTGGATCGATCCGGCCCTGCGTCCCGCCGTGGAGGCCCTCGCCGATCCGCAGACCCGTCTCGCGCGAGCCGACACCGTGCCGCAGCCCGCGGCCGGAACGGCCCCGCACGTGACCGGCGGCGGTCGCGATCGCGGCATCGCCCGCCTCGCGGAGGCCGCGGCATCCTCCCCCTCCGATCTCGGCGACGACGACTGGTCCGCGCTGCTGACGGCGACCGGCGACGACCTCGCGGCCCTCGTCTCCACGGCCGACGACGTGCGCCGATACACGGTCGGCGAGGCCGTGAGCCTCGTCGTGAACCGCAACCTGGCCTCGTCCGGGCTGCGCTCCGCCCCGCAGGGCGTCGGAGAGTACTCGCTCGACGAGGCCGCGCAGATCGCCCGCGACGCCGGGGAGCTGGGCGCGACGGAGATCTGCATCCAGGGACGGATGCCGCGGGCCGAGCCCGCCGACGCGTACCTCGATCTCGTGCGCACGGTGAAGACCGCCGCCCCCGGCATCCACGTGCACGCCTACCGGCCGCAGGACGTGGTCGACCTCGCCGAGCGCGGCGGGCTGGATCTGACCGCGGCGCTCGAGCTGATGCGCGCCGTCGGGGTGGGCTCGGTGCCGGGCACCGGGGTGAAGGTGCTCGACGAGCGCGTGCGCCGCCTCGTCGCGCCCGACGACCTGCCGATCGACGCGTGGTTCGAGGCGATGTCCGCCGCGCATCGCGCCGGGTTCCGCTCCACGTCGGTGCTCTTCTACGGCCACGTCGAGACCGCCCGCGAGCGCGTCGCCCATCTGCGCGCGCTTCGCCGACTGCAGGATGCGGCACAGGCTGCGGGCGGCGGCGGCGGCTTCTCGGAGTTCGTGCCGATCCCGCTGCCGGGACCTCAGGGCGGCGTTCCGCTCGTCGCGGGCCGCGCGCCCCTTGACGAGCACCGCGCGATGGTCGCCGTCTCGCGGCTGCTGCTGACCGGCAGCATCCCGCACATCCAGATCCCGTGGACGCGCGTCGGACGCGAGCACGCCGTCGAGCTGCTGCGCGCGGGTGGCGACGACCTCGGCGGCACGCTGCTCGACGGGCGCGTGCGTCCGGATGCGGGCGTCGAGCAGGGCCTCGAGCTGCCGCTCGCCGACGCCGCACGCCTGGTCGGACGCCTGTTCCGGCCGTTCCGTCAGCGGACGACCGACTACCGCGAGCCTCCGGCCGACCGGCGCGTGGCCTCGTGA
- the fgd gene encoding glucose-6-phosphate dehydrogenase (coenzyme-F420), with protein sequence MTVPLRLGYKASAEQFTPSQLLDFGVLAEEMGFDSVFVSDHLQPWRHDGGHAPAAVPWLGALGARTSKILMGTSVLTPTFRYHPGVVAQMFATLGVMFPGRVILGVGTGEALNEVTLGLDWPDPPERFQRLKEAITLIEKLWDDERVTYDGTYYSVKDATIYDRPGPDAKVPIYIGASGPAATRLAGRIADGYITTSGKDPALYTDTLLPALREGLAKAGRPDDAIDTLIEVKVSYHPDHDTAMEKTRFWAPLALSPEEKRDVHDPMEMQRLADELPIERAASRFIVSTDPEEHVERIATYVDLGFRHLVFHDPGDDQEEFLRMYGAEILPRLRARFAE encoded by the coding sequence ATGACCGTTCCCCTTCGCCTGGGCTACAAGGCTTCGGCCGAGCAGTTCACGCCTTCGCAGCTGCTCGACTTCGGCGTCCTCGCCGAGGAGATGGGCTTCGACTCGGTGTTCGTCTCCGACCACCTGCAGCCGTGGCGGCACGACGGCGGTCACGCCCCGGCCGCGGTGCCGTGGCTGGGCGCGCTCGGCGCCCGGACCTCGAAGATCCTCATGGGCACGTCCGTGCTGACTCCGACGTTCCGCTACCACCCCGGCGTGGTGGCGCAGATGTTCGCGACGCTCGGCGTGATGTTCCCCGGGCGGGTCATCCTCGGCGTCGGCACCGGTGAGGCGCTGAACGAGGTCACCCTCGGACTGGACTGGCCCGACCCGCCGGAGCGCTTCCAGCGCCTCAAGGAGGCCATCACCCTCATCGAGAAGCTGTGGGACGACGAGCGCGTCACCTACGACGGCACGTACTACTCCGTCAAGGACGCCACCATCTACGACCGGCCCGGCCCCGACGCGAAGGTGCCGATCTACATCGGCGCGTCCGGTCCAGCCGCCACGCGGCTCGCCGGGCGCATCGCCGACGGCTACATCACCACCAGCGGCAAAGATCCGGCGCTCTACACCGACACGCTGCTGCCGGCGCTCCGCGAAGGCCTGGCGAAGGCCGGACGCCCCGACGACGCCATCGACACGCTCATCGAGGTGAAGGTCTCGTACCACCCCGATCACGACACGGCGATGGAGAAGACGCGGTTCTGGGCGCCGCTCGCGCTGTCGCCGGAGGAGAAGCGCGACGTGCACGACCCGATGGAGATGCAGCGCCTCGCCGACGAGCTGCCCATCGAGCGCGCGGCGTCGCGGTTCATCGTGTCGACCGACCCCGAGGAGCACGTCGAGCGCATCGCGACGTACGTCGACCTGGGCTTCCGTCACCTCGTGTTCCACGACCCGGGCGACGACCAGGAGGAGTTCCTGCGCATGTACGGCGCCGAGATCCTGCCGAGGCTGCGCGCGCGGTTCGCCGAGTGA